In Euphorbia lathyris chromosome 10, ddEupLath1.1, whole genome shotgun sequence, a single genomic region encodes these proteins:
- the LOC136208791 gene encoding ferredoxin-dependent glutamate synthase 1, chloroplastic/mitochondrial isoform X1, whose translation MALLQSSSVSPIPHLLLYSAASAKPNASLLTYTNNPHLFFDFVGLYPKSKRQTRRIGVSSSSPSNARTSLSRFVTRKSCSAKATAAKSVDLKPKVAHLDDIISERGACGVGFIANLENKASHETIKNALTALGCMEHRGGCGADNDSGDGSGVMTSIPWDLFENWADKQGIASFDKQHTGVGMVFLPKDDNFTKEAKKVVENIFKQEGLEVLGWRPVPINKSIVGYYAKETMPNIQQVFVKVVKEESVDDIEREFYICRKLIERAAITESWGDELYMCSLSNQTIVYKGMLRSEVLGLFYSDLQNNLYKSSFAIYHRRFSTNTSPRWPLAQPMRFLGHNGEINTIQGNLNWMQSRESSLTSPVWHDRENEIRPFGNPKASDSANLDSAAELLIRSGRSPEEALMILVPEAYKNHPTLTIKYPEVVDFYDYYKGQMEAWDGPALLLFSDGKTVGACLDRNGLRPARYWRTVDNFVYVASEVGVLPMDESKVTMKGRLGPGMMIAVDLIGGQVYENTEVKKRVALSNPYGKWVSENLRSLNPANFLSTTVFDNEAILRRQQAFGYSSEDVQMVIESMASQGKEPTFCMGDDIPLAILSQKSHMLYDYFKQRFAQVTNPAIDPLREGLVMSLEINIGKRRNLLEVGPENALQVILSSPVLNEGELESLLKDPHLKSKVLPTFFDIRQGVEGTLQKTLLRLCEAADDAVRNGSQLLVLSDRSDQLEPTRPAIPILLAVGAVHQHLIQNGLRMSTSIVADTAQCFSTHHFACLIGYGASAVCPYLGLETCRQWRLSTKTVNLMRNGKMPTVTIEQAQKNYCKAVKSGLLKILSKMGISLLSSYCGAQVFEIYGLGNEVVDLAFCGSRSSIGGVTFDELARETLSFWVKAFSEDTAKRLENFGFIQFRPGGEYHGNNPEMSKLLHKAVRQKSESAFSIYQQHLASRPVNVLRDLLEFKSDRAPIPVGKVEPASSIVKRFCTGGMSLGAISRETHEAIAIAMNRIGGKSNSGEGGEDPIRWSRLSDVVDGYSPTLPHLKGLQNGDTATSAIKQVASGRFGVTPTFLANADQLEIKIAQGAKPGEGGQLPGKKVSAYIARLRNSKPGVPLISPPPHHDIYSIEDLAQLIFDLHQVNPRAKVSVKLVGEAGIGTVASGVAKGNADIIQISGHDGGTGASPISSIKHAGGPWELGLTETHQTLIENGLRERVILRVDGGFKSGVDVMMAATMGADEYGFGSVAMIATGCVMARICHTNNCPVGVASQREELRARFPGVPGDLVNYFLYVAEEVRGMLAKLGYEKLDDIIGRTDLFRPRDISLVKTQHLDLSYILSNVGLPKMSSTEIRKQDVHSNGPVLDDTLLADPEILDAIENEKVVSKTVKIYNVDRAVCGRVAGVIAKKYGDTGFAGQLNITFTGSAGQSFACFLTPGMNIRLVGEANDYVGKGMAGGEVVVTPVEDIGFCPEEATIVGNTCLYGATGGQVFVRGKAGERFAVRNSLAEAVVEGTGDHCCEYMTGGCVVVLGKVGRNVAAGMTGGLAYMLDEDDTLLPKVNKEIVKVQRVTAPVGQMQLKSLIEAHVEKTGSTKGASILKDWDTYLPLFWQFVPPSEEDTPEACPDYQATVAGQVTFQSA comes from the exons ATGGCGCTTCTGCAATCCTCCTCTGTCTCTCCCATTCCTCACCTTCTTCTCTATTCTGCTGCTTCTGCTAAGCCTAACGCTTCTCTTCTCACTTACACTAATAATCCTCACTTGTTTTTCGATTTTGTCGGCTTGTATCCTAAATCTAAGAGACAGACTAGGAGAATTGGcgtctcttcttcttctccttccaaTGCACGGACTAGTTTGTCTCGGTTTGTTACTAGAAAATCCTGCTCAGCAAAAGCTACTGCTGCTAAATCGGTTGATTTGAAACCCAAG GTTGCTCACTTGGATGACATAATATCAGAGAGAGGGGCATGTGGAGTTGGATTCATTGCTAATTTGGAAAACAAAGCATCACATGAAACAATAAAAAATGCCCTTACAGCTCTTGGATGCATGGAACATCGTGGAGGTTGTGGAGCAGACAATGACTCTGGTGATGGATCAGGAGTGATGACTTCAATCCCATGGGATTTATTTGAGAATTGGGCTGATAAGCAAGGGATTGCTTCCTTTGATAAACAACACACTGGTGTTGGGATGGTTTTTCTTCCTAAGGATGACAACTTTACGAAAGAAGCCAAAAAAG TtgttgaaaatatttttaaacaagAAGgccttgaggtgcttggatggaGGCCTGTTCCTATAAATAAGTCTATAGTTGGTTATTATGCAAAAGAAACCATGCCCAACATACAACAGGTGTTTGTTAAAGTGGTTAAGGAAGAGAGTGTTGATGATATTGAACgagaattctatatatgtcgGAAGTTGATTGAAAGAGCTGCAATCACAGAAAGTTGGGGGGATGAGCTTTACATGTGTTCTTTGTCTAATCAAACAATTGTTTATAAAGGAATGCTTCGCTCTGAAGTTCTTGGATTGTTTTATTCTGACCTTCAGAATAATCTTTATAAATCGTCTTTTGCCATTTATCATCGACGGTTTAGCACAAACACTAGTCCTAGATGGCCTCTTGCTCAACCAATGCGGTTTCTTGGTCATAATGGAGAGATCAATACCATACAG GGCAACTTGAACTGGATGCAATCTCGAGAAAGCTCATTAACATCTCCTGTATGGCATGATCGTGAAAATGAAATTCGTCCTTTCGGTAACCCAAAGGCATCAGACTCAGCAAATCTGGATAGTGCGGCAGAA TTGTTAATAAGAAGTGGCCGCAGTCCTGAGGAGGCTCTAATGATTCTTGTCCCAGAGGCATATAAGAATCATCCAACTTTGACAATCAAATATCCCGag GTTGTTGATTTTTATGATTATTACAAGGGTCAGATGGAAGCTTGGGATGGGCCAGCTTTACTTTTATTCAG TGATGGAAAAACAGTTGGTGCTTGTCTTGATCGGAATGGACTTCGTCCTGCTAGGTATTGGCGGACAGTGGACAATTTTGTTTATGTTGCATCAGAG GTTGGTGTTCTACCAATGGATGAATCAAAAGTAACTATGAAAGGTCGCTTGGGCCCAGGAATGATGATTGCTGTTGATTTGATTGGTGGCCAG GTTTATGAGAATACTGAAGTAAAAAAGCGAGTAGCTTTATCAAATCCTTATGGGAAATGGGTCAGCGAGAACCTACGATCTTTAAACCCTGCAAACTTCCTCTCCACAACAGTTTTTGACAATGAAGCAATTCTACGGCGCCAACA GGCTTTTGGCTACTCCAGTGAAGATGTTCAAATGGTTATTGAAAGTATGGCTTCACAAGGGAAGGAGCCTACATTTTGCATGGGAGATGATATTCCATTGGCAATATTGTCCCAAAAGTCGCATATGCTTTATGACTATTTCAAACAAAGATTTGCTCAG GTTACAAATCCAGCTATAGACCCTCTTCGAGAAGGATTAGTCATGTCTCTTGAAATCAATATTGGGAAGCGAAGAAACTTATTGGAAGTTGGACCTGAAAATGCTTTACAG GTTATCTTATCAAGTCCTGTCTTGAATGAAGGGGAGCTTGAGTCATTGCTTAAGGATCCTCATTTGAAATCCAAAGTTTTACCTACCTTTTTTGACATACGTCAAGGGGTTGAAGGTACTCTTCAAAAAACACTACTTCGGCTCTGTGAAGCTGCTGATGATGCAGTTCGAAATGGTTCACAATTGCTTGTTCTCTCAGACCGCTCTGATCAACTA GAGCCTACTCGACCAGCAATCCCAATTCTTCTTGCTGTTGGTGCTGTTCATCAGCATCTTATTCAGAATGGCTTGAGAATGTCAACTTCCATAGTAGCAGATACTGCTCAGTGCTTCAGCACCCATCACTTTGCCTGTCTGATTGGATATGGTGCAAG TGCGGTATGTCCATACCTGGGACTGGAAACATGTCGTCAGTGGCGTTTGAGTACTAAAACTGTAAACTTGATGCGGAATGGCAAGATGCCCACTGTAACAATTGAACAGGCTCAAAAGAACTACTGCAAG GCAGTTAAATCTGGTCTGCTAAAGATCCTCTCCAAGATGGGCATCTCATTGCTTTCAAG TTATTGTGGCGCCCAGGTATTTGAGATTTATGGATTAGGGAACGAAGTCGTTGATCTAGCATTCTGTGGAAGCAGGTCAAGTATAGGTGGAGTAACTTTTGATGAG TTGGCAAGGGAGACATTGTCTTTTTGGGTAAAAGCTTTCTCTGAGGATACAGCGAAAAGACTGGAAAATTTTGGGTTTATACAGTTCAGACCCGGAG GAGAATATCATGGAAACAATCCAGAGATGTCGAAACTGCTCCATAAAGCCGTTCGACAAAAGAGTGAAAGTGCATTTTCTATCTATCAGCAGCATTTAGCTAGTCGACCTGTGAAT GTTCTTCGTGATCTTCTTGAATTCAAGAGTGATCGAGCTCCAATTCCTGTGGGCAAGGTTGAACCTGCTTCATCCATTGTAAAACGGTTCTGCACTGGTGGAATGTCACTTGGGGCTATTTCAAGAGAAACCCACGAGGCAATTGCCATTGCAATGAACAGAATAGGTGGAAAGTCTAATTCAGGTGAAGGTGGTGAG GATCCAATTCGTTGGAGTCGACTCTCTGACGTTGTTGATGGGTATTCTCCTACATTGCCACATCTCAAAGGCCTTCAAAATGGTGATACTGCTACTAGTGCAATTAAGCAG gttgcatcaggACGTTTTGGTGTCACTCCAACATTCCTGGCCAATGCAGATCAGTTAGAAATCAAAATTGCACAAGGTGCCAAGCCAGGTGAAGGTGGCCAATTGCCTGGGAAGAAAGTAAGTGCTTATATTGCAAGGTTAAGAAATTCTAAACCTGGGGTTCCACTTATATCACCACCACCACACCATGACATCTATTCGATTGAAGATCTTGCACAGTTGATCTTTGACCTTCATCAG GTCAATCCTAGAGCCAAGGTCTCCGTAAAGCTTGTGGGGGAAGCTGGTATCGGTACAGTTGCTTCTGGGGTTGCTAAGGGTAATGCTGATATCATACAG ATATCAGGGCATGATGGTGGGACCGGAGCTAGCCCTATAAGCTCCATTAAGCATGCTGGTGGTCCTTGGGAGCTTGGACTTACAGAAACTCATCAG ACTCTTATTGAAAATGGACTTAGAGAAAGGGTAATTCTTAGGGTTGATGGTGGTTTCAAAAGTGGGGTTGATGTCATGATGGCTGCAACAATGGGAGCTGATGAATATGGATTTGGTTCTGTAGCAATGATTGCTACTGGATGTGTTATGGCCCGTATTTGTCACACAAATAATTGCCCTGTGGGTGTTGCCAGTCAG AGAGAAGAATTACGTGCCCGATTTCCTGGTGTGCCTGGAGATCTGGTTAATTACTTTCTGTACGTTGCAGAGGAG GTAAGAGGCATGCTTGCCAAATTGGGTTACGAGAAATTGGATGATATTATTGGACGGACAGATCTATTTAGACCACGAGATATTTCCTTAGTGAAAACTCAGCACCTTGACCTCAGTTATATTCTTTCA AATGTTGGCTTACCAAAAATGAGCAGCACTGAAATCAGGAAGCAAGACGTTCATTCTAATGGACCAGTGCTGGATGATACTTTACTTGCGGATCCAGAG ATCTTGGATGCTATTGAGAATGAAAAAGTTGTCAGTAAAACTGTAAAGATATACAACGTGGATCGTGCTGTTTGCGGGCGTGTAGCTGGTGTGATTGCAAAGAAATACGGTGACACTGGTTTTGCTGGGCAGCTCAACATAAC GTTTACTGGAAGCGCAGGACAGTCatttgcatgctttttgacacCTGGAATGAACATTCGGTTAGTCGGAGAGGCTAATGATTATGTTGGAAAG GGTATGGCTGGAGGAGAAGTGGTTGTAACTCCTGTGGAGGACATTGGATTTTGCCCCGAGGAGGCAACCATTGTAGGGAATACTTGCTTGTATGGAGCAACTGGTGGCCAAGTATtcgtcagaggtaaagctgggGAGAGATTTGCTGTCCGAAACTCCCTTGCTGAAGCTGTGGTTGAAGGCACTGGAGACCATTGTTGCGAGTATATGACCGGTGGTTGCGTGGTGGTTCTTGGAAA AGTTGGTAGAAATGTAGCTGCTGGGATGACTGGGGGCTTGGCATATATGCTTGATGAGGATGATACTCTGTTACCCAAG GTGAATAAAGAAATAGTGAAGGTCCAAAGAGTTACAGCTCCTGTTGGTCAGATGCAACTAAAGAGCCTAATAGAAGCCCATGTT GAAAAAACGGGGAGCACTAAAGGCGCATCTATTCTGAAGGATTGGGACACGTATCTACCACTCTTTTGGCAGTTTGTTCCTCCTAGTGAAGAAGACACCCCAGAGGCTTGTCCAGACTACCAGGCAACAGTTGCTGGCCAAGTGACATTTCAATCTGCTTAG
- the LOC136208791 gene encoding ferredoxin-dependent glutamate synthase 1, chloroplastic/mitochondrial isoform X2 gives MILVPEAYKNHPTLTIKYPEVVDFYDYYKGQMEAWDGPALLLFSDGKTVGACLDRNGLRPARYWRTVDNFVYVASEVGVLPMDESKVTMKGRLGPGMMIAVDLIGGQVYENTEVKKRVALSNPYGKWVSENLRSLNPANFLSTTVFDNEAILRRQQAFGYSSEDVQMVIESMASQGKEPTFCMGDDIPLAILSQKSHMLYDYFKQRFAQVTNPAIDPLREGLVMSLEINIGKRRNLLEVGPENALQVILSSPVLNEGELESLLKDPHLKSKVLPTFFDIRQGVEGTLQKTLLRLCEAADDAVRNGSQLLVLSDRSDQLEPTRPAIPILLAVGAVHQHLIQNGLRMSTSIVADTAQCFSTHHFACLIGYGASAVCPYLGLETCRQWRLSTKTVNLMRNGKMPTVTIEQAQKNYCKAVKSGLLKILSKMGISLLSSYCGAQVFEIYGLGNEVVDLAFCGSRSSIGGVTFDELARETLSFWVKAFSEDTAKRLENFGFIQFRPGGEYHGNNPEMSKLLHKAVRQKSESAFSIYQQHLASRPVNVLRDLLEFKSDRAPIPVGKVEPASSIVKRFCTGGMSLGAISRETHEAIAIAMNRIGGKSNSGEGGEDPIRWSRLSDVVDGYSPTLPHLKGLQNGDTATSAIKQVASGRFGVTPTFLANADQLEIKIAQGAKPGEGGQLPGKKVSAYIARLRNSKPGVPLISPPPHHDIYSIEDLAQLIFDLHQVNPRAKVSVKLVGEAGIGTVASGVAKGNADIIQISGHDGGTGASPISSIKHAGGPWELGLTETHQTLIENGLRERVILRVDGGFKSGVDVMMAATMGADEYGFGSVAMIATGCVMARICHTNNCPVGVASQREELRARFPGVPGDLVNYFLYVAEEVRGMLAKLGYEKLDDIIGRTDLFRPRDISLVKTQHLDLSYILSNVGLPKMSSTEIRKQDVHSNGPVLDDTLLADPEILDAIENEKVVSKTVKIYNVDRAVCGRVAGVIAKKYGDTGFAGQLNITFTGSAGQSFACFLTPGMNIRLVGEANDYVGKGMAGGEVVVTPVEDIGFCPEEATIVGNTCLYGATGGQVFVRGKAGERFAVRNSLAEAVVEGTGDHCCEYMTGGCVVVLGKVGRNVAAGMTGGLAYMLDEDDTLLPKVNKEIVKVQRVTAPVGQMQLKSLIEAHVEKTGSTKGASILKDWDTYLPLFWQFVPPSEEDTPEACPDYQATVAGQVTFQSA, from the exons ATGATTCTTGTCCCAGAGGCATATAAGAATCATCCAACTTTGACAATCAAATATCCCGag GTTGTTGATTTTTATGATTATTACAAGGGTCAGATGGAAGCTTGGGATGGGCCAGCTTTACTTTTATTCAG TGATGGAAAAACAGTTGGTGCTTGTCTTGATCGGAATGGACTTCGTCCTGCTAGGTATTGGCGGACAGTGGACAATTTTGTTTATGTTGCATCAGAG GTTGGTGTTCTACCAATGGATGAATCAAAAGTAACTATGAAAGGTCGCTTGGGCCCAGGAATGATGATTGCTGTTGATTTGATTGGTGGCCAG GTTTATGAGAATACTGAAGTAAAAAAGCGAGTAGCTTTATCAAATCCTTATGGGAAATGGGTCAGCGAGAACCTACGATCTTTAAACCCTGCAAACTTCCTCTCCACAACAGTTTTTGACAATGAAGCAATTCTACGGCGCCAACA GGCTTTTGGCTACTCCAGTGAAGATGTTCAAATGGTTATTGAAAGTATGGCTTCACAAGGGAAGGAGCCTACATTTTGCATGGGAGATGATATTCCATTGGCAATATTGTCCCAAAAGTCGCATATGCTTTATGACTATTTCAAACAAAGATTTGCTCAG GTTACAAATCCAGCTATAGACCCTCTTCGAGAAGGATTAGTCATGTCTCTTGAAATCAATATTGGGAAGCGAAGAAACTTATTGGAAGTTGGACCTGAAAATGCTTTACAG GTTATCTTATCAAGTCCTGTCTTGAATGAAGGGGAGCTTGAGTCATTGCTTAAGGATCCTCATTTGAAATCCAAAGTTTTACCTACCTTTTTTGACATACGTCAAGGGGTTGAAGGTACTCTTCAAAAAACACTACTTCGGCTCTGTGAAGCTGCTGATGATGCAGTTCGAAATGGTTCACAATTGCTTGTTCTCTCAGACCGCTCTGATCAACTA GAGCCTACTCGACCAGCAATCCCAATTCTTCTTGCTGTTGGTGCTGTTCATCAGCATCTTATTCAGAATGGCTTGAGAATGTCAACTTCCATAGTAGCAGATACTGCTCAGTGCTTCAGCACCCATCACTTTGCCTGTCTGATTGGATATGGTGCAAG TGCGGTATGTCCATACCTGGGACTGGAAACATGTCGTCAGTGGCGTTTGAGTACTAAAACTGTAAACTTGATGCGGAATGGCAAGATGCCCACTGTAACAATTGAACAGGCTCAAAAGAACTACTGCAAG GCAGTTAAATCTGGTCTGCTAAAGATCCTCTCCAAGATGGGCATCTCATTGCTTTCAAG TTATTGTGGCGCCCAGGTATTTGAGATTTATGGATTAGGGAACGAAGTCGTTGATCTAGCATTCTGTGGAAGCAGGTCAAGTATAGGTGGAGTAACTTTTGATGAG TTGGCAAGGGAGACATTGTCTTTTTGGGTAAAAGCTTTCTCTGAGGATACAGCGAAAAGACTGGAAAATTTTGGGTTTATACAGTTCAGACCCGGAG GAGAATATCATGGAAACAATCCAGAGATGTCGAAACTGCTCCATAAAGCCGTTCGACAAAAGAGTGAAAGTGCATTTTCTATCTATCAGCAGCATTTAGCTAGTCGACCTGTGAAT GTTCTTCGTGATCTTCTTGAATTCAAGAGTGATCGAGCTCCAATTCCTGTGGGCAAGGTTGAACCTGCTTCATCCATTGTAAAACGGTTCTGCACTGGTGGAATGTCACTTGGGGCTATTTCAAGAGAAACCCACGAGGCAATTGCCATTGCAATGAACAGAATAGGTGGAAAGTCTAATTCAGGTGAAGGTGGTGAG GATCCAATTCGTTGGAGTCGACTCTCTGACGTTGTTGATGGGTATTCTCCTACATTGCCACATCTCAAAGGCCTTCAAAATGGTGATACTGCTACTAGTGCAATTAAGCAG gttgcatcaggACGTTTTGGTGTCACTCCAACATTCCTGGCCAATGCAGATCAGTTAGAAATCAAAATTGCACAAGGTGCCAAGCCAGGTGAAGGTGGCCAATTGCCTGGGAAGAAAGTAAGTGCTTATATTGCAAGGTTAAGAAATTCTAAACCTGGGGTTCCACTTATATCACCACCACCACACCATGACATCTATTCGATTGAAGATCTTGCACAGTTGATCTTTGACCTTCATCAG GTCAATCCTAGAGCCAAGGTCTCCGTAAAGCTTGTGGGGGAAGCTGGTATCGGTACAGTTGCTTCTGGGGTTGCTAAGGGTAATGCTGATATCATACAG ATATCAGGGCATGATGGTGGGACCGGAGCTAGCCCTATAAGCTCCATTAAGCATGCTGGTGGTCCTTGGGAGCTTGGACTTACAGAAACTCATCAG ACTCTTATTGAAAATGGACTTAGAGAAAGGGTAATTCTTAGGGTTGATGGTGGTTTCAAAAGTGGGGTTGATGTCATGATGGCTGCAACAATGGGAGCTGATGAATATGGATTTGGTTCTGTAGCAATGATTGCTACTGGATGTGTTATGGCCCGTATTTGTCACACAAATAATTGCCCTGTGGGTGTTGCCAGTCAG AGAGAAGAATTACGTGCCCGATTTCCTGGTGTGCCTGGAGATCTGGTTAATTACTTTCTGTACGTTGCAGAGGAG GTAAGAGGCATGCTTGCCAAATTGGGTTACGAGAAATTGGATGATATTATTGGACGGACAGATCTATTTAGACCACGAGATATTTCCTTAGTGAAAACTCAGCACCTTGACCTCAGTTATATTCTTTCA AATGTTGGCTTACCAAAAATGAGCAGCACTGAAATCAGGAAGCAAGACGTTCATTCTAATGGACCAGTGCTGGATGATACTTTACTTGCGGATCCAGAG ATCTTGGATGCTATTGAGAATGAAAAAGTTGTCAGTAAAACTGTAAAGATATACAACGTGGATCGTGCTGTTTGCGGGCGTGTAGCTGGTGTGATTGCAAAGAAATACGGTGACACTGGTTTTGCTGGGCAGCTCAACATAAC GTTTACTGGAAGCGCAGGACAGTCatttgcatgctttttgacacCTGGAATGAACATTCGGTTAGTCGGAGAGGCTAATGATTATGTTGGAAAG GGTATGGCTGGAGGAGAAGTGGTTGTAACTCCTGTGGAGGACATTGGATTTTGCCCCGAGGAGGCAACCATTGTAGGGAATACTTGCTTGTATGGAGCAACTGGTGGCCAAGTATtcgtcagaggtaaagctgggGAGAGATTTGCTGTCCGAAACTCCCTTGCTGAAGCTGTGGTTGAAGGCACTGGAGACCATTGTTGCGAGTATATGACCGGTGGTTGCGTGGTGGTTCTTGGAAA AGTTGGTAGAAATGTAGCTGCTGGGATGACTGGGGGCTTGGCATATATGCTTGATGAGGATGATACTCTGTTACCCAAG GTGAATAAAGAAATAGTGAAGGTCCAAAGAGTTACAGCTCCTGTTGGTCAGATGCAACTAAAGAGCCTAATAGAAGCCCATGTT GAAAAAACGGGGAGCACTAAAGGCGCATCTATTCTGAAGGATTGGGACACGTATCTACCACTCTTTTGGCAGTTTGTTCCTCCTAGTGAAGAAGACACCCCAGAGGCTTGTCCAGACTACCAGGCAACAGTTGCTGGCCAAGTGACATTTCAATCTGCTTAG